From a single Phragmites australis chromosome 7, lpPhrAust1.1, whole genome shotgun sequence genomic region:
- the LOC133924327 gene encoding histone H3.3 isoform X1, whose translation MARTKQTARKSTGGKAPRKQLATKAARKSAPTTGGVKKPHRYRPGTVALREIRKYQKSTELLIRKLPFQRLVREIAQDFKVRFVFILLLCSSKLGGAFSQPFLFVQTDLRFQSHAVLALQEAAEAYLVGLFEDTNLCAIHAKRVTIMPKDIQLARRIRGERA comes from the exons ATGGCTCGTACCAAGCAAACTGCTCGCAAGTCCACGGGTGGAAAGGCTCCTAGGAAACAACTAGCCACCAAG GCTGCTCGTAAGTCTGCACCCACAACTGGGGGAGTGAAGAAGCCACATCGTTACCGCCCTGGGACTGTTGCTCTTCG TGAAATCCGCAAGTACCAGAAGAGCACTGAGCTGCTCATAAGGAAGCTTCCATTCCAGAGGCTTGTTAGGGAAATTGCCCAGGATTTCAAGGTGAGATTTGTTTTCATACTGTTATTGTGCTCAAGTAAACTAGGAGGAGCCTTTTCTCAACCTTTTCTGTTTGTGCAGACTGATCTGCGTTTCCAGAGCCATGCGGTCCTTGCTCTGCAGGAGGCTGCGGAGGCGTACCTGGTGGGTCTCTTTGAGGACACAAACCTGTGCGCTATCCACGCCAAGCGCGTGACTATCATGCCCAAGGACATTCAACTGGCTAGGAGGATCCGAGGCGAGAGGGCTTAG
- the LOC133924327 gene encoding histone H3.3 isoform X2, which produces MARTKQTARKSTGGKAPRKQLATKAARKSAPTTGGVKKPHRYRPGTVALREIRKYQKSTELLIRKLPFQRLVREIAQDFKTDLRFQSHAVLALQEAAEAYLVGLFEDTNLCAIHAKRVTIMPKDIQLARRIRGERA; this is translated from the exons ATGGCTCGTACCAAGCAAACTGCTCGCAAGTCCACGGGTGGAAAGGCTCCTAGGAAACAACTAGCCACCAAG GCTGCTCGTAAGTCTGCACCCACAACTGGGGGAGTGAAGAAGCCACATCGTTACCGCCCTGGGACTGTTGCTCTTCG TGAAATCCGCAAGTACCAGAAGAGCACTGAGCTGCTCATAAGGAAGCTTCCATTCCAGAGGCTTGTTAGGGAAATTGCCCAGGATTTCAAG ACTGATCTGCGTTTCCAGAGCCATGCGGTCCTTGCTCTGCAGGAGGCTGCGGAGGCGTACCTGGTGGGTCTCTTTGAGGACACAAACCTGTGCGCTATCCACGCCAAGCGCGTGACTATCATGCCCAAGGACATTCAACTGGCTAGGAGGATCCGAGGCGAGAGGGCTTAG